One genomic region from Strix uralensis isolate ZFMK-TIS-50842 chromosome 19, bStrUra1, whole genome shotgun sequence encodes:
- the LOC141952073 gene encoding fas-binding factor 1 homolog, which yields MGGVEALPAGERLKHLRPQSEDLVAKMLDIRTPFNSDSGSANPLSGLPEAKLRKGGYTPLEKCLCQEWGHKGNRERETKRKSKEKMIQYRMVEWTEEPIKSDDLFWPKFGTTDHWTCQALNSYLSNKKPYNQEECNYAQGGGPTAAAPPRGLRRALRSDRGARGARPGNKAESEQQILQIRSGVDPTSPVGEALLKTQFVAKSWGDTREKLKKLDDWQDQGLQELLREAQKMRTAILQHRMVLDYLLAEEGGVCGKSNVSNCCLEIDDATKPRRSFGVLDESPVNSTRTSWLAKGRSGRARGTSSPASQKSRVAEDFFDRLPAEGVEAAEGSSASGGEPQGLLQSLKGLDDLEADLLGASRPGSGPGKTTVKEPPAAQTPLCTATPVWKRKELTFEEDSDDLMAALGLGSGPGRAGRQGKKAEEEEVRPARAKLDEFLGRGSMTRTLEEPDLGERREVKLAKEYQKQLEKEEGRHKDDFVFGAYQPTVASIAKGRPARRQPLRFSAEKNSELKAEPLSKAPLSASQSPAWGCRNRSGWLGLKREEFFDLELSSPAKASPAGSSRSPAAAGQPGPARQLLAAEEAAAKTDPVEEEEDWLSAALARKKAQAQAKAQERTAKPSEVPGEGLNPGSPVSPPAASPGAQPQAAAVPDKAASTRSSR from the exons ACCCCCTCAGCGGGTTACccgaagcaaagttaaggaagggAGGTTATACccccttagagaaatgcttgtgccaggagtgggggcacaaggggaaccGGGAGCGGG AAACAAAAcggaaaagtaaagaaaaaatgattcagtatCGCATGGTCGAATGGACCGAAGAACCTATCAAATCTGATgatttattttggccaaaatttggaaCTACTGACCATTGGACATGTCAGGCGTTAAATTCATACCtaagtaataaaaaaccctataatcAAGAAGAATGTAACTATGCTCAG GGAGGGGGCCCGACGGCGGCTgcacccccgcgggggctgcgccgagcGCTGCGGTCTGACCGCGGTGCTAGAGGAGCCCGGCCGGGGAATAAAGCAGAGAGCGAGCAACAGATTTTACAAATACGTTCGGGGGTAGACCCGACCTCCCCGGTGGGAGAGGCTTTGCTGAAAACTCAGTTCGTGGCCAAATCGTGGGGTGATaccagagagaaattaaaaaagttagaTGACTGGCAAGATcagggtctgcaggagctgttgagagaagcacagaag atgcgcactgcgaTCCTCCAACATCGCATGGTCCTGGACTACCTGCTCGCTGAAGAGGGAGGGGTATGTGGAAAATCAAATGTCTCCAATTGTTGCCTAGAAATAGATGAT GCTACAAAACCCCGGAGAAGTTTCGGCG TACTGG acgaaagccccgtgaattctacaagaacttcctggctggccaagggccgcagtgggagagcccggggcaccagctcaccggccagccagaa GTCCCGTGTAGCGGAGGATTTCTTTGACAGATTACCTGCAGAGggcgtggaagctgcagag GGCTCCAGTGCCTCCGGCGGAGAGCCCCAaggtctgctgcagagcctgaag ggtttggacgacctggaagcggatctgctgggagcgtcgagacccggttctgggccagggaagacaactgtgaaag agccacctgcagcccagacGCCCCTGTGCACCGCGACCCCAGTGTGGAAGCGGAAGGAGCTCACCTTTGAAGAGGACAGTGACGACCTGATGGCTGCCCTGGGACTTGGCAGTGGCCCAGGAagagctggcaggcagggcaagaaggcagaaga AGAGGAGGTCCGGCCAGCCCGCGCCAAGCTGGATGAGTTTCTGGGACGAGGCTCCATGACCAGAACCCTGGAAGAGCCAGACCTGGGAGAGCGCCGGGAGGTCAAACTGGCGAAGGAGTACCAAAAGCAGCTGG agaaggaagagggtcgGCACAAGGACGATTTTGTGTTTGGAGCATACCAGCCCACGGTGGCCTCCATAGCCAAGGGCCGGCCGGCGAGAAGGCAGCCTCTGAG gTTTTCAGCCGAGAAGAACAGCGAACTTAAAGCAGAGCCCCTCTCCAAAGCTCCTctgtcagccagccagagccccgCATGGGGCTGCAGAAATAGAAGTGGCTGGCTGGGCTTGAAACGTGAAGAATTTTTTGATTTGGAGCTGTCGTCTCCAGCAAAGGCCAGTCCTGCAGGGAGCTCCCGCAGCCCTGCCGCAGCTGGGCAGCCCGGCCCTGCCAGAcagctcctggctgcagaggaggcagccgCTAAAACTGACccggtggaggaggaggaggactggctgAGTGCTGCCTTGGCTCGGAAAAAAGCCCAAGCGCAGGCGAAGGCCCAGGAGAGGACCGCCAAGCCCTCCGAAGTCCCAGGCGAAGGGCTGAATCCCGGCTCTCCTGTCAG cccgccagcagcctccccaggagcacagccacaggcagccgcCGTGCCGGACAAGGCAGCGAGCACACGCAGCTCCAGGTAA